One part of the Rutidosis leptorrhynchoides isolate AG116_Rl617_1_P2 chromosome 1, CSIRO_AGI_Rlap_v1, whole genome shotgun sequence genome encodes these proteins:
- the LOC139886641 gene encoding carbon catabolite repressor protein 4 homolog 1-like isoform X2, with protein sequence MLTVLRLHLPSDIPIVGCELSPYVLIRHPDKSVSTDDVPESFPIEGYFLRYKWYRVESDKKVAICSIHPSEQATLQCIGCVKAKIPVAKSYHCTPKCFSDAWQHHRVLHERAASAVKETGDEEEDMYGRFNNATSGVNNNSNASVQAVANGTSQLHPAAVTQRNGGETWVEVGRSKTYTPTADDIGHVLTFECNVVASETNSSVGHANTIVTSRVIPAPLPSPRKLISVTNADVTGRLNSSSGTFTVLSYNVLCESNATSDLYGYCPSWALSWSYRRQNLLREIVDYHADIVCLQEVQSDHYREFFEPELDKHGYQGLFKRKTAEAYNGSDQTIDGCATFFRRERFSHVKKYEVEFNKAAQSLTDAVVANAQKKTALNRLVKDNVALIVVLEAKFGNQGVDTLGKRQLVCVANTHVNVHNDLKDVKLWQVHTLLKGLEKIAASADIPMLVSGDFNSIPGSAPHALLAMGKVDPVHPDLVVDPLGILRPATKLTHTLPLV encoded by the exons ATGCTGACTGTGCTGAGACTACACCTTCCGTCCGATATTCCGATTGTTGGTTGCGAACTTTCGCCTTACGTCCTTATTCGTCATCCTGATAAATCTGTGTCTACTGATGATGTACCTGAATCATTCCCTATTGAAGGCTATTTCTTGAGATATAAGTG GTATCGTGTAGAGAGTgataagaaagttgctatttgcaGTATACATCCATCTGAGCAAGCTACTTTGCAGTGTATAGGTTGTGTGAAAGCCAAAATACCTGTTGCTAAAAGCTACCATTGCACACCAAAATGTTTTTCTGATGCGTGGCAACACCATCGTGTTCTGCACGAGCGTGCTGCCAGTGCTGTTAAAGAAACTGGGGACGAAGAAGAGGATATGTATGGGCGATTTAATAATGCAACATCTGGGGTGAATAATAATAGTAATGCGAGTGTGCAAGCGGTTGCAAATGGTACTTCACAGTTACATCCTGCTGCAGTTACACAGAGAAACGGTGGTGAAACTTGGGTTGAAGTTGGACGTTCTAAAACGTACACGCCAACAGCGGATGATATTGGGCATGTTCTTACGTTTGAATGTAATGTGGTGGCATCCGAGACAAATTCGTCTGTTGGACATGCAAATACTATTGTGACATCTCGTGTGATTCCCGCTCCATTACCGAGTCCAAGAAAGTTGATTTCAGTGACCAATGCTGATGTGACTGGCCGTTTAAATTCTTCCTCGGGAACTTTTACTGTGCTATCATATAATGTCTTATGTGAGTCAAATGCTACTAGTGATTTGTATGGTTATTGCCCGTCGTGGGCCCTTTCTTGGTCTTACCGCAGACAAAACTTGTTGAGAGAAATAGTTGACTACCATGCAGACATTGTTTGTCTTCAAGAG GTTCAAAGTGATCATTATAGAGAGTTTTTTGAACCTGAGCTGGACAAACATGGATATCAGGGACTTTTTAAGAGAAAGACTGCTGAGGCTTACAATGGCAGTGATCAGACGATTGATGGATGTGCTACATTTTTTCGCAGAGAGAGATTCTCCCATGTCAAAAAATACGAG GTTGAGTTCAACAAAGCTGCACAATCATTAACTGATGCTGTGGTTGCTAATGCCCAGAAGAAAACTGCTTTAAATCGATTGGTTAAG GATAATGTTGCATTAATTGTTGTTCTAGAAGCAAAGTTCGGTAACCAAGGTGTTGATACTCTAGGGAAGCGACAACTTGTGTGTGTG GCAAACACTCACGTGAATGTTCATAATGACCTAAAGGATGTGAAACTATGGCAG GTTCACACTCTTTTAAAAGGTTTGGAAAAGATTGCTGCGAGTGCCGATATTCCAATGTTAGTCTCTGGCGATTTCAATTCGATTCCAGGAAG CGCTCCTCATGCACTTCTTGCAATGGGAAAAGTTGATCCAGTGCATCCCGATTTAGTTGTTGACCCTCTTGGAATCTTGCGACCAGCCACCAAACTCACTCACACACTTCCCTTG gtatga
- the LOC139886641 gene encoding carbon catabolite repressor protein 4 homolog 1-like isoform X1 produces MLTVLRLHLPSDIPIVGCELSPYVLIRHPDKSVSTDDVPESFPIEGYFLRYKWYRVESDKKVAICSIHPSEQATLQCIGCVKAKIPVAKSYHCTPKCFSDAWQHHRVLHERAASAVKETGDEEEDMYGRFNNATSGVNNNSNASVQAVANGTSQLHPAAVTQRNGGETWVEVGRSKTYTPTADDIGHVLTFECNVVASETNSSVGHANTIVTSRVIPAPLPSPRKLISVTNADVTGRLNSSSGTFTVLSYNVLCESNATSDLYGYCPSWALSWSYRRQNLLREIVDYHADIVCLQEVQSDHYREFFEPELDKHGYQGLFKRKTAEAYNGSDQTIDGCATFFRRERFSHVKKYEVEFNKAAQSLTDAVVANAQKKTALNRLVKDNVALIVVLEAKFGNQGVDTLGKRQLVCVANTHVNVHNDLKDVKLWQVHTLLKGLEKIAASADIPMLVSGDFNSIPGSAPHALLAMGKVDPVHPDLVVDPLGILRPATKLTHTLPLVSAYSSFARMGAGLGNEQQKRRVDPHTNEPLFTSCTREFIGTLDYIFYSADSLTVESLLELVDEDTLRKDTALPSPEWSSDHIALLAEFQCKPRIRR; encoded by the exons ATGCTGACTGTGCTGAGACTACACCTTCCGTCCGATATTCCGATTGTTGGTTGCGAACTTTCGCCTTACGTCCTTATTCGTCATCCTGATAAATCTGTGTCTACTGATGATGTACCTGAATCATTCCCTATTGAAGGCTATTTCTTGAGATATAAGTG GTATCGTGTAGAGAGTgataagaaagttgctatttgcaGTATACATCCATCTGAGCAAGCTACTTTGCAGTGTATAGGTTGTGTGAAAGCCAAAATACCTGTTGCTAAAAGCTACCATTGCACACCAAAATGTTTTTCTGATGCGTGGCAACACCATCGTGTTCTGCACGAGCGTGCTGCCAGTGCTGTTAAAGAAACTGGGGACGAAGAAGAGGATATGTATGGGCGATTTAATAATGCAACATCTGGGGTGAATAATAATAGTAATGCGAGTGTGCAAGCGGTTGCAAATGGTACTTCACAGTTACATCCTGCTGCAGTTACACAGAGAAACGGTGGTGAAACTTGGGTTGAAGTTGGACGTTCTAAAACGTACACGCCAACAGCGGATGATATTGGGCATGTTCTTACGTTTGAATGTAATGTGGTGGCATCCGAGACAAATTCGTCTGTTGGACATGCAAATACTATTGTGACATCTCGTGTGATTCCCGCTCCATTACCGAGTCCAAGAAAGTTGATTTCAGTGACCAATGCTGATGTGACTGGCCGTTTAAATTCTTCCTCGGGAACTTTTACTGTGCTATCATATAATGTCTTATGTGAGTCAAATGCTACTAGTGATTTGTATGGTTATTGCCCGTCGTGGGCCCTTTCTTGGTCTTACCGCAGACAAAACTTGTTGAGAGAAATAGTTGACTACCATGCAGACATTGTTTGTCTTCAAGAG GTTCAAAGTGATCATTATAGAGAGTTTTTTGAACCTGAGCTGGACAAACATGGATATCAGGGACTTTTTAAGAGAAAGACTGCTGAGGCTTACAATGGCAGTGATCAGACGATTGATGGATGTGCTACATTTTTTCGCAGAGAGAGATTCTCCCATGTCAAAAAATACGAG GTTGAGTTCAACAAAGCTGCACAATCATTAACTGATGCTGTGGTTGCTAATGCCCAGAAGAAAACTGCTTTAAATCGATTGGTTAAG GATAATGTTGCATTAATTGTTGTTCTAGAAGCAAAGTTCGGTAACCAAGGTGTTGATACTCTAGGGAAGCGACAACTTGTGTGTGTG GCAAACACTCACGTGAATGTTCATAATGACCTAAAGGATGTGAAACTATGGCAG GTTCACACTCTTTTAAAAGGTTTGGAAAAGATTGCTGCGAGTGCCGATATTCCAATGTTAGTCTCTGGCGATTTCAATTCGATTCCAGGAAG CGCTCCTCATGCACTTCTTGCAATGGGAAAAGTTGATCCAGTGCATCCCGATTTAGTTGTTGACCCTCTTGGAATCTTGCGACCAGCCACCAAACTCACTCACACACTTCCCTTG GTAAGTGCATACTCATCATTTGCTAGAATGGGGGCTGGTCTTGGCAATGAGCAACAAAAGAGGAGAGTGGACCCACATACAAATGAACCCTTGTTCACAAGTTGCACAAGAGAATTCATTGGCACCCTTGATTACATATTTTACTCAG CGGATAGTTTGACAGTGGAATCATTGCTGGAGCTTGTGGACGAGGATACTTTGAGGAAAGATACAGCTTTACCTTCTCCAGAGTGGTCCTCAGATCACATTGCACTCTTAGCTGAATTTCAGTGCAAGCCTAGGATTAGACGTTGA